DNA from Pseudomonas mendocina:
ATCTTCCTGGCCTTCCTGTTGCTCGCCTTCGTCGTCATCACCGGGCCGACACTGGCCATCGCCCTCGGTTTCTTCGAGAACCTCGGTGCCTACCTGACGCACCTGCCGGCGCTGTCCAACCCGGTTGGGCGTGAAGACGTCAACTTCACCCAGGGCTGGACGGCCTTCTACTGGGCCTGGTGGATCAGTTGGTCGCCGTTCGTGGGCATGTTCATCGCCCGCATCAGCCGTGGCCGTAGCGTGCGTGAGTTCCTTATCGCGGTGCTGCTGGTACCGTCGCTGGTGTCGGTGCTGTGGATGACCACCTTCGGTGGTAGTGCTTTCACCCAGATCGGCGCGGGCCTGGGTGAGGTCGCCGATGCGGCGCTGGAGCTGAAACTGTTCGCCCTGCTTGCCGAGCTGCCGCTGAGCGGCATCATGTCGTTCCTCGCCGTGGTTCTGGTGATCCTGTTCTTCATCACCTCGTCGGACTCCGGCTCGCTGGTGATCGACACCATCACCGCCGGCGGCAAGGTCAATGCGCCCGTGGTTCAGCGGGTGTTCTGGGCCAGCATCGAAGGGGTGATCGCCATCGCCCTGCTGCTCGGCGGCGGCCTGGTGGCGTTGCAGGCGATGGCTGTGTCCACCGGCCTGCCGTTTGCCCTGGTGTTGCTGGTGGGTTGTATCTCGGTGGTGCGCGGGCTGATGAGCGAGCCGCGCTAGCCGTCTGGCTCATGCCGCAAAAGAACGCGCCCTCGGGCGCGTTTTTTTATGGGGCAATGTCTGGCTTGGGTGACCAGCGGGTAGGGTGGGCTTCAGCCCACCAGACAGCTGTGTAGTCGCCCTGAAACGAAAAAGCGCGCCCTGAGGCGCGCTTTCTCATGAGTGCAGCAGACGCATCAGACGCTGACGTCAGCCTGCGCAGCATTGCTCTGTGCCGGCACTGCACTGCCTGCTTCCTGCGCCTGGTTGGCGTAGGACACGGCCGCAGTGAATACCACGTCGGTGTGCGAGTTCAGCGCGGTCTCGAAGGAGTCCTGCACCACGCTGATGACGAAGCCGATGCTGACCACCTGCATGGCGATCTCGGCATCGATGCCGAACAGGCTGGTAGCCATCGGAATCAGCAGCAGCGAGCCACCGGCTACACCGGATACGCCAGCAGCGGCCAGCGAGGACACCACGCACAGCAGCAGCGCGGTCGGCAGATCCACCGGAATGCCCAGGGTGTGGGTCGCAGCCAGCGCCATCACGGAGATGGTCACGGCCGCACCGGCCATGTTGATGGTGGCGCCCAGCGGGATGGTGATCGAGTAGGTGTCGCGATCCAGCTTGAGCTTCTCGCACAGACGCAGGTTGACCGGGATGTTGGCCGCCGAGCTACGGGTGAAGAAGGCGGTCACCGCGCTCTCGCGCAGAACGGTCATCAGCAGCGGATAGGGGTTGCGACGCATCTTGATGTAGGCGATCAGCGGGTTGATCACGAAGGTCACGATCAACATGCAGCTCACCATCACGATCAGCAGGCGAGCGTAGGTGATTAACGCTTCGAAACCGGAATCTGCCAGGGTGCTGGCGACCAGGCCGAAGATACCGATGGGCGCCAGGTTGATGACGAACTGCACGGCCTTGGTGAAGGCATTGGAGACGTCGGTCAGCATGGTGCGGGTGCTCGGTGCGGCATGGCGCAGGAACACGCCCAGCAGCACGGCCCAGGCCAGGATGGCGATGTAGTTGGAGGTGTTCAGTGCCTGTACGGGGCCGACGAAGATGCTGGTCAGCAGGTTGTGCAGCACCTCGATGATGCTGCCGGGCGGGTTACCCTCGGCGCTGCTGACATCCAGAGTCAGCACGGTCGGGAACAGGAAGCTGGCGCATACCGCCAGCGCTGCGGCGCTGAAGGTGCTGATCAGGTACATCATCAGCACCGGACGGATATGGGTGGGTTGATTGCTCTGGCGCGATGCCAGCGAGGCGGTCACCAGCACCAGCACCAGGATCGGCGCCACGGCCTTCAGGGCGAGGATGAACAGCTCGCCGAACAGGCCGACCTTGAGCGCTGCGGCAGGTGCGATCCAGGCCAGCAGGGTGCCGAGTACCAGGCCGATGAAAATGCGCAGCACCAGGCTGGCGTTGGAGTAATAGGCAGCTAGAAGTTTAAGGGCATTCATGAGTCTTACGCTTTCCGTATTCGATTCTTGGCGCCTGGCAAAAACGCTCCCGCTGCCGCGCAGGAAGGTGCGCGCAGAACGGGGTCGCTGCATGGCGGGGGCGTGATTATAGGGATGAGAGGAAAAGCGTGGTGACTTATGTAGGTTCGAGGGTCATGGCAGGGGCTCGCTTATTCTTGTTTTTACGGTTTTTTGGCTTGTGGCCGGTGAAGCTGGGTCGTGCAGGTGAATCCGTGGGGTGTCGCATGGCCTCCTAGGCCGTGCGCACCGCCTGCCGCATGGGCTTGGAGTTGAAGCGCTTCAGCGACGACTGACGCGCTTCCCACCCGTGCCCTCCGGCGTGATCAGCACTCGACGATATTTACCGCCAGGCCGCCACGGGCG
Protein-coding regions in this window:
- the sstT gene encoding serine/threonine transporter SstT, giving the protein MNALKLLAAYYSNASLVLRIFIGLVLGTLLAWIAPAAALKVGLFGELFILALKAVAPILVLVLVTASLASRQSNQPTHIRPVLMMYLISTFSAAALAVCASFLFPTVLTLDVSSAEGNPPGSIIEVLHNLLTSIFVGPVQALNTSNYIAILAWAVLLGVFLRHAAPSTRTMLTDVSNAFTKAVQFVINLAPIGIFGLVASTLADSGFEALITYARLLIVMVSCMLIVTFVINPLIAYIKMRRNPYPLLMTVLRESAVTAFFTRSSAANIPVNLRLCEKLKLDRDTYSITIPLGATINMAGAAVTISVMALAATHTLGIPVDLPTALLLCVVSSLAAAGVSGVAGGSLLLIPMATSLFGIDAEIAMQVVSIGFVISVVQDSFETALNSHTDVVFTAAVSYANQAQEAGSAVPAQSNAAQADVSV